The Corynebacterium occultum sequence TCCGGAGCACTTCGGTACCGCCCGCCGTGTCACCGTCACCAAGGATGAGACCATCATCGTTGACGGTGCCGGCACCGCCGAGGCCGTCGAGGAGCGTCGCGAGCAGATCCGCCGCGAGATCGAGAACACCGACTCCACCTGGGACAAGGAGAAGGCCGAGGAACGTCTGGCCAAGCTCTCCGGTGGTGTCGCCGTGATCAAGGTCGGTGCCCCCACCGAGACCGAGGTCGGAGAGCGTAAGCTGCGCGTCGAGGACGCCATCAACGCTGCCCGGGCTGCCGCCCAGGAGGGCATCATCGCCGGTGGTGGATCCGTGCTGGTCCAGATCGCCGAGGGACTGAAGTCCTACGCTGAGGAGTTCGAGGGCGAGGCCCGCACCGGTGTGCTGGCACTGTCCCGCGCACTGGTGAAGCCGGCCTACTGGATCGCCGATAACGCCGGTCTGGATGGCGCCGTGGTGGTCTCCAAGATCACTGAGCTGCCGAATGGTGAAGGTTTCAACGCCGCCACCCTCGAGTACGGCAACCTCATTGAGCAGGGCATCATCGACCCGGTGAAGGTCACCCTCTCCGCGGTCATCAATGCCTCCTCTGTGGCACGCATGGTGCTGACCACCGAGGCATCCGTGGTTGAGAAGCCGGCTGAGCCGGCCTCCGCCGGACAGGGCGTCCACGGTCACCACCACTAGGTCTGAACTTTTGATCTAGTCGGAGGTGCTGACGGGGCCCAGATAGCCAGAAGTGGTTATCTGGGCCCCGTTTTCATTCCCCGGCCCCTGAAATGCAAAAATCGCCCACTGGGGGCGGTGTGTTCTTCCTCGGCTTCATTGACAGGCAACCCCCTGGGGTGGGGGAGAGGTAGCGCGGTGGCTGGGCCAGGGGAATGATCAGGCGTTGACCTTCTGTACCTTCTTGACCTTGGGGCGTTTATTGTTGCGCAGCACCAGCTGACGCTCCGATTCACTCAGACCGCCCCAGATGCCATAGGGCTCCGCGACCTTGAGGGCGTGTTCCCGGCAGGAGGCCAACACGGGGCAGGCGTTGCAGATGGCCTTGGCGCGGTTCTCACGCTGGGCGCGGGCACGACCTCGCTCGCCGTCCGGGTGGTAGAACACATCAGACTCTTTTCCGCGGCAGGAGCCGTGGAGCTGCCAATCCCAGAAATCTGCGTTCGGTCCCGGAAGCAGGTGGGGCTGTGACATGTGAAATTTCTCCTTCAAGGCAAGAGCAAACAGATCACACCTTTGATTCGGTGCACTTCGCAGTGTTATCTGCTTTAGTGAACAATTGGTTGCCAATTAGTGGCAGGAAGGTGGAAACCTTAGCTCTGCTTCAGTTTTCATGCCCCCTACCTGCGGGGATTGCGAAGGTTAAAGGTGAATGAATTTTCGTGACATGGAGAAAACGGGGCCGAAGGGTAGGGTGATACTCCGACTTTGTTCCATACTTATCCAATAGGATTCCTTTATCCGGGTATCTGAAAATGTGTCCTTATTGCAGTTGTTGAGTGGAGGCTTGCGGCGTGACCGATTCCGAGAGTGAATTGGCCGAATTGGTGCCTTCGGCCGTCCGGGGTGACCGTCGGGCGCTGCAGCGGATCATTGAGATCATCCACCCACAGGTGCTGCGCTATGCACGTGCCCGGGTCAGTGGGGGCAGGACCCCCACCCCGGAGGACATCGCCCAGGAGATCTGTCTGGCGGTGGCCACCTCCATCGGCCGTTATAAGGAACAGGGTCGTCCCTTCATGGCCTTCGTCTACGGCATCGCCTTCAACAAGGTCGCGGATGCTCATCGGAGCATGGCCCGGGACAAGACGAATCCCACCGATGAGGTTCCGGAATCGGTGAATGAGGTTGACACCCCCGAAGAGTATGCGCTCATCGCCGATGGAAGTAACAGAGTGCGCGTCCTGCTCGATTCATTAAGTGACAAGGCCCGCGACATTGTGATTCTGAGAGTGTTCGTTGGTCTCTCGGCTGATGAGACGGCCGCTGTCGTGGGGAGTACCCCGGGTGCGGTGCGTGTGGCACAGCATCGTGCATTGGCGAGTCTGCGTAAGGCTTTGGAGAAAGAGGACACACAGTGACGAAGCGTCGCGAAGATGAAACCGGCAACGGTGACTTCACCTACCAGTTTCCTGCGGTGGTAGCTGACGATGCCTTCCTCACCGCCATCTCGCGAGGGGTGCGGGCGGAGGAAGACGAACTGTCTGACCTTCTCCTGGGATTCCGGAAGGAGATCGTTGAGGCACCCATGCCAGCTGCGCCGACCCTGGCAGAGCTGGGTTTGGGTCCCGAGGAGGAACCCGAGCGTGGTGCCCAGGTGCTCCCCATGCGCCGTCGGGGTGGTTTCGGCCGCAGCCTGGTCAGCGGTCTGGTCGGGGCGGCAGCCGCAACCCTGGTGATCGCCGGTGGTGGCGCGGCCGTCTACAACGCGGAGCCGGGCTCCCCGCTCTGGGGCATGTCCAAGACCATGTTCAGTGAACGCGCCTCCGTTGTGGAGCTGGCCAGCACCCTGGATGAGATGGATGGTTTCGCCGAAACCGGTGATGTTGAGGGGATGCGTGCCCTGCTTGCCGACGCCCGCGCCCAGCTGTCCAGCGATGGCCGTGCCGTCGCCGCAACCCCGCTGACCGAAACCGCGACCACCACCGTCACCGTCGATCTGGAGCCGCGTAGCACCGCCCCGGCCCCGGCCCCGGAACCTGAGCCTGGTGAGCCGACGACCACCACCGTCCGGGAGACCATCGTCGAGGAGCAGACCCTCACCGAGACCGCGGTCCAGACCGTCACCGTGACCGTCTACCCGCAGGCACCGGTCGAGCCGACCTCAGTTCAGCCTGCGCCGACCGCCACCGCAGAGCCGGGCACCCCGGCTCCCACCGAGGGGAATGCCGGGGCGCCGGGCGGCGAGTAAGCCGCTGCTTTAACGCTGTTCCATACCGTCGAGGTAACCGAGGCAGTAGTCCCAGGGGACATACGCCGTAACCTCCGGCTCAGCCCCGGGCTCATGCACGGGGCTGAGTTCATCGGCGAGGGTGGCGCGCATATTCGCCGCCAGGATCTCCCAGTCGTAGTAGTGGTTGACTGCGCAGTCCTCACAGAGGAAGAAGATTCCCCGGATCCCACGGGGGCTGAGAATCTCCTTGAAACGCTTGACGAGGGAGAGGTCCTGGATAATTCCTTCGCGCTCTTCCTCCGTCAGCGGCGGCATCGGTTCATCGGCGTCCAGGAATGATGCAGGATCATTCGGGTCGTCGGCGAAAGGGTCGCGGGGCATTTGAGCATCGAAGTTCACACCGGTAACCATATTGCTCCGCCCTACCGAGTGGCAACAGTATGCCCTCGGGGAGCTGTACCGGGGTTGGATAGGGATTTAGGGAGGAACACACTAAAGTGTTTGTCACCGCGGTAATGATCTATATGTAGAAGGAGTCAGCATGACCGATCAGCGAGTGTCCACCGGTGGCGATGATCCGAACAAGGTGGCCCTGGTTGGCCTGACCTTCGACGATGTGCTGCTGCTGCCGGACGAGTCGAATATCGTCCCCAGCGAGGTGGAGACCAGCACCCGGTTCACCCGGAACCTCACCCTCGGTATCCCGGTGGCATCCGCCGCCATGGACACCGTCACCGAAGCCCGCATGGCGATCGCCATGGCACGTCAGGGTGGCGTCGGTGTGCTGCACCGCAACCTCTCCGCTGAGGAGCAGGCCGAGCAGGTCGAGATCGTCAAGCGTTCCGAGTCCGGCATGGTCACCGATCCGGTCACCTGCAGCCCCGACATGTCCATCGGTGAGGTGGATGCACTGTGCGCCCGTTTCCGTATCTCCGGCCTGCCGGTCGTCGACACGGACGGCAAGCTGCTGGGTATCTGCACCAACCGTGACATGCGCTTCGAGCGTGACATGAACCGCCGGGTTGCCGAGGTCATGACCCCCATGCCCCTGGTCGTCGCCGAAGAGGGTGTGACCAAGGAGCAGGCTCTGGAGCTGCTTTCCGCCAACAAGGTGGAGAAGCTGCCGATCGTCGACAAGCAGGGCAAGCTCGTCGGCCTGATCACCGTCAAGGACTTCGTCAAGATCGAGCAGCACCCCAACGCTTCCAAGGACAGCTCCGGCCGTCTCCTGGTGGCCGCCGGCATCGGCACCGGCCAGGATTCCTGGGAGCGGGCCGGTCTGCTGGTTGAGGCCGGTGTCGACGTCCTCGTTGTCGACTCCGCCCACGCCCACAACAACCGCGTGCTCGAGATGGTCGCCCAGGTGAAGAAGGAATTCACCGGTGTCGAGATCATCGGCGGTAACCTGGCCACCCGCCATGCCGCCCAGGCCATGATCGACGCCGGAGCGGACGCCATCAAGGTCGGTATCGGCCCGGGCTCCATCTGCACCACCCGCGTGGTCGCCGGTGTCGGCGCCCCGCAGATCACCGCCATCATGGAGGCCGCCGTGCCCGCCCGCAAGGCCGGCATCCCGATCATCGCCGATGGTGGCATGCAGTTCTCCGGTGACATCGCCAAGGCACTGGCCGCCGGTGCCTCCTCCGTGATGCTCGGCTCCATGCTGGCCGGCACCACCGAGTCTCCCGGTGACATCGTCGTGGAGAACGGCCAGCAGTTCAAGCGTTACCGTGGCATGGGTTCCATGGGCGCCATGCAGGGCCGTGGCCTCAGTGGCGAGAAGCGTTCCTACTCCAAGGACCGCTACTTCCAGGCTGATGTCCGCAGCGAGGACAAGCTGGTGCCGGAAGGCATCGAAGGCCGCGTGCCCTTCCGAGGCAGCATCGAAGCCATCACCCACCAGCTGGTCGGTGGCCTGCGTGCCGCCATGGGATACACCGGTTCCACCACCATTGAGGATCTGCAGCGGGCCCGCTTCGTGCAGATCACCAGTGCAGGTCTGAAGGAATCCCACCCGCACCACATTCAGCAGACCGTCGAGGCCCCGAACTACCACTAGTTCCCGGCCCCACCCGAAACCGCCTGAACAGCTTTTGTTCAGGCGGTTTTCGCGCGCTCATCGGGGAGTTGCCGGGGTGGTGCGGTAGAGTTGGCTACCGTCGTATTAGCCCGAGGAAGGGATCTCAGCATGCGTGACTACGTGGAAATCGGTATTGGCCGGGAAGCACGTCGAACCTACAGCCTGGAGGACATCTCCATCGTCCCCTCCCGGCGTACCCGTTCCTCAAAGGATGTCGACACCACCTGGCACATCGACGCCTACACCTTCAACATCCCCGTGATGTCCCACCCCACTGATGCGCTGGCATCCCCGGAGTTCGTCATTGAGATGGGTCGACAGGGAGGTCTTGCGGTGATCAACGCTGAGGGACTCTGGGGTCGCCATGAAGATCTGGATGCCGCCATCGCACGCGTGGTGGCGGCCGCGGAAAGCACCAACCCGCTGGAACTGCTCAGCACCGCAGCCACCACCGCGCTGCAGGAACTGCATGCCTATCCACTCAACGATGAGCTGCTGGCCCGACGCATCGGCGAGGTCCGTGAATCCGGGGCCACCGTTGCGGTGCGCGTCTCCCCGCAGAAGGCCCGCGAACTGGCACCCAAGGTCATCCAGGCAGGTGCGGAGCTGCTGATCATCCAGGGCACCATGATCTCCGCGGAGCATGTCGCCACCGGCGGGGAACCGCTGAACCTCAAGGAGTTCATCGGCTCCCTGGAGGTGCCGGTCATCGCCGGTGGTGTCACCGACTACACCACTGCCCTGCACCTGATGCGCACCGGCGCCGCCGGCGTGATCGTCGGTGGTGGCACCAACACCAACGCGATCTCCCTGGGCATTGAGACCCACCTGGCCACCGCCATCGCCGATGTCGCCGCCGCGCGCCGGGAGTACCTGGATGAGACCGGGGGGCGCTATGTCCACATCATCGCCGACGGGGACATCGAGACCTCCGGTGATGTTGCCAAGGCAATCGCCTGCGGTGCCGATGCCGTGG is a genomic window containing:
- a CDS encoding sigma-70 family RNA polymerase sigma factor: MTDSESELAELVPSAVRGDRRALQRIIEIIHPQVLRYARARVSGGRTPTPEDIAQEICLAVATSIGRYKEQGRPFMAFVYGIAFNKVADAHRSMARDKTNPTDEVPESVNEVDTPEEYALIADGSNRVRVLLDSLSDKARDIVILRVFVGLSADETAAVVGSTPGAVRVAQHRALASLRKALEKEDTQ
- a CDS encoding GuaB3 family IMP dehydrogenase-related protein: MRDYVEIGIGREARRTYSLEDISIVPSRRTRSSKDVDTTWHIDAYTFNIPVMSHPTDALASPEFVIEMGRQGGLAVINAEGLWGRHEDLDAAIARVVAAAESTNPLELLSTAATTALQELHAYPLNDELLARRIGEVRESGATVAVRVSPQKARELAPKVIQAGAELLIIQGTMISAEHVATGGEPLNLKEFIGSLEVPVIAGGVTDYTTALHLMRTGAAGVIVGGGTNTNAISLGIETHLATAIADVAAARREYLDETGGRYVHIIADGDIETSGDVAKAIACGADAVALGEVLAPAAEAAGQGYYWPPVAAHPRFPRGFVSEAPTVLLENEERPSLETLLHGPSTEPYGYQNIVGGLRRAMAKCGYTDLKSFQKVGLSVR
- the guaB gene encoding IMP dehydrogenase; translation: MTDQRVSTGGDDPNKVALVGLTFDDVLLLPDESNIVPSEVETSTRFTRNLTLGIPVASAAMDTVTEARMAIAMARQGGVGVLHRNLSAEEQAEQVEIVKRSESGMVTDPVTCSPDMSIGEVDALCARFRISGLPVVDTDGKLLGICTNRDMRFERDMNRRVAEVMTPMPLVVAEEGVTKEQALELLSANKVEKLPIVDKQGKLVGLITVKDFVKIEQHPNASKDSSGRLLVAAGIGTGQDSWERAGLLVEAGVDVLVVDSAHAHNNRVLEMVAQVKKEFTGVEIIGGNLATRHAAQAMIDAGADAIKVGIGPGSICTTRVVAGVGAPQITAIMEAAVPARKAGIPIIADGGMQFSGDIAKALAAGASSVMLGSMLAGTTESPGDIVVENGQQFKRYRGMGSMGAMQGRGLSGEKRSYSKDRYFQADVRSEDKLVPEGIEGRVPFRGSIEAITHQLVGGLRAAMGYTGSTTIEDLQRARFVQITSAGLKESHPHHIQQTVEAPNYH
- a CDS encoding DUF5319 domain-containing protein, translating into MNFDAQMPRDPFADDPNDPASFLDADEPMPPLTEEEREGIIQDLSLVKRFKEILSPRGIRGIFFLCEDCAVNHYYDWEILAANMRATLADELSPVHEPGAEPEVTAYVPWDYCLGYLDGMEQR
- a CDS encoding WhiB family transcriptional regulator encodes the protein MSQPHLLPGPNADFWDWQLHGSCRGKESDVFYHPDGERGRARAQRENRAKAICNACPVLASCREHALKVAEPYGIWGGLSESERQLVLRNNKRPKVKKVQKVNA